One region of Bdellovibrio bacteriovorus genomic DNA includes:
- the flgL gene encoding flagellar hook-associated protein FlgL, which produces MRIADKMSFNQVNQNLTKNRSDMADLQNQAATQKRINKPSDDPLASARVLASRTEERGNTQFIKNINNARSFLEFSDQSLGELSEILVRAKELAVSQSNDASGNEETRLVTASEIEQIYNQAIQIGNRKLGERYVFGGYKTQTTPFNQAGEYFGDDGDMKIQTHKDSFVAMNIPGSKVFLGRGLGGDGIVRARYEAPTTVEQLKQFQKEEQQREEANREVESNFVETRGPASDRRSSRSDKQDPVTGGGGTNIFSTIKDLEISLRTNDKQGVQAALDTLDQAISQVVLTRSEVGSRIMAVNNTMDSLQKAVVDNKVAASQLEDADAFQVISDINKTDSTLKATLETSGKLIQPSLLDFLR; this is translated from the coding sequence ATGAGAATTGCAGATAAAATGTCATTCAATCAAGTGAACCAGAATCTGACGAAGAATCGTTCAGATATGGCGGACTTGCAGAATCAAGCTGCAACTCAAAAGCGTATTAATAAACCGTCAGATGATCCTTTAGCGTCAGCGCGTGTGCTGGCTTCTCGTACAGAAGAGCGTGGGAACACTCAGTTTATCAAGAATATCAATAACGCCCGTTCTTTCCTGGAGTTCTCGGACCAATCTTTGGGCGAACTTTCAGAAATCCTAGTGCGTGCGAAAGAGTTGGCTGTCAGCCAATCGAATGATGCCAGCGGAAACGAAGAAACACGTCTGGTCACGGCGTCTGAGATCGAGCAGATCTATAATCAGGCGATTCAAATCGGAAACCGTAAACTCGGAGAGCGTTACGTTTTCGGTGGCTATAAAACTCAAACCACTCCCTTCAATCAGGCCGGAGAATACTTCGGTGATGATGGAGACATGAAGATCCAAACTCATAAGGATTCTTTCGTTGCCATGAATATTCCGGGCAGCAAAGTCTTCTTAGGCCGAGGTTTGGGTGGCGACGGGATTGTTCGGGCTCGTTACGAAGCACCGACAACGGTTGAACAGTTAAAACAATTCCAAAAAGAAGAACAACAACGCGAAGAGGCTAACCGCGAAGTCGAAAGCAACTTCGTAGAGACACGTGGACCTGCATCAGACCGCCGTTCAAGTCGTTCTGACAAGCAAGATCCGGTGACAGGTGGTGGGGGAACCAACATCTTCTCAACCATTAAGGACCTTGAGATTTCTTTGCGTACCAATGACAAGCAAGGCGTTCAAGCCGCCTTGGACACCCTGGATCAGGCGATCTCTCAGGTCGTTCTAACCCGTTCTGAGGTTGGGTCCAGAATCATGGCTGTGAACAATACCATGGACTCCCTGCAAAAAGCGGTGGTGGACAATAAGGTGGCAGCATCCCAATTGGAAGATGCTGACGCTTTCCAGGTTATTTCAGATATCAATAAGACCGACAGCACCCTAAAAGCGACTCTCGAAACGTCGGGAAAGCTTATTCAACCAAGCCTTCTTGACTTTCTAAGATAA
- the csrA gene encoding carbon storage regulator CsrA yields the protein MLVLTRKLGESIAIDDHIKIRVVQIKGKQVRLGIEAPKDTKIHREEVYVAIQEQNQQSASVPADKTRSVAKLLKP from the coding sequence ATGCTGGTTCTCACACGGAAGTTGGGTGAAAGCATCGCTATCGATGACCACATCAAAATCAGAGTAGTTCAAATCAAAGGTAAACAGGTTCGTTTAGGCATTGAAGCGCCCAAAGACACCAAAATTCACCGTGAAGAAGTCTACGTAGCTATTCAGGAACAAAACCAGCAGTCTGCAAGTGTGCCCGCTGATAAGACACGCAGTGTCGCTAAACTCCTTAAGCCTTAG